Proteins from a single region of Candidatus Rubrimentiphilum sp.:
- a CDS encoding glycine betaine ABC transporter substrate-binding protein, producing MKLTRGRAVALIGSAIVLPHCASGNANAIRVGSKNFSENITVAEIYAGALERAGLSVERHMNLGSTQIATAAMQRGDIQLYPEYTGTALIDVLHLPPRQEATTIFATIKQAYEQRFGLTWLKPAPANDSQGLAVTQAVAKKYGVRTLSQCARAAPQLRLAAVPEFVVRADALPGLQKYYGGFKFKSVRTFDIGLQYEALQRGDADAATVFTTDALIAANNLVVLQDDRHFWPPYNIAPVVRLDTLRAHPQIAATLNRIAPLLTDSALRGFNVEVDLRKREPAEVAAQFLKAHGS from the coding sequence ATGAAACTCACGCGCGGGCGCGCCGTCGCGCTGATCGGTTCGGCGATCGTCCTTCCGCACTGCGCGAGCGGAAACGCAAACGCTATTCGCGTCGGTTCGAAAAACTTCAGCGAGAACATCACGGTCGCGGAGATCTACGCGGGCGCATTGGAACGCGCGGGACTCTCCGTCGAGCGGCACATGAATTTGGGCAGCACGCAGATTGCGACCGCCGCCATGCAGCGCGGCGACATCCAACTCTATCCGGAATATACCGGCACCGCGCTGATCGACGTCTTGCATCTTCCGCCGCGCCAGGAAGCAACCACGATCTTTGCGACGATAAAGCAGGCCTACGAGCAACGCTTCGGACTGACGTGGCTGAAACCGGCGCCCGCGAACGACTCTCAAGGACTTGCCGTTACGCAAGCCGTCGCGAAAAAATATGGCGTGCGCACGCTCTCGCAGTGTGCGCGGGCAGCTCCGCAGCTGCGGCTGGCGGCCGTACCGGAATTCGTCGTGCGCGCCGACGCGCTGCCCGGACTGCAAAAGTATTACGGCGGTTTCAAATTCAAGAGCGTCCGGACGTTCGACATCGGATTGCAATACGAAGCGCTGCAGCGCGGCGACGCCGACGCGGCAACCGTTTTTACGACCGATGCGCTCATCGCGGCGAATAATCTGGTCGTGCTGCAAGACGACCGCCATTTCTGGCCGCCGTACAACATCGCGCCGGTCGTACGGCTCGACACGCTGCGCGCGCATCCGCAGATCGCCGCAACGCTGAACCGGATCGCGCCGCTGCTCACCGATTCTGCGCTGCGCGGATTCAACGTTGAGGTGGATTTGCGCAAACGCGAGCCGGCTGAAGTCGCCGCGCAATTCTTGAAAGCGCACGGCTCCTGA
- a CDS encoding ABC transporter permease, producing the protein MGFAMRRGKTTSMNWTDLGQHVATYLELAAAALAAGTLIGVPLGTLASHARGARVPILIAANIGRVVPSLAVLTFMLPLLGVGFTPAFVALALLAIPPVAINTDLGFRTVPAAAVDAARGLGMTEAQLLRRVEWPLAFPIVFAGVRTAATEVVASAVLAAFIGAGGLGEYITTGLQANEPRILWLGVATIAVIALATEFGLAFTQRRLEAHV; encoded by the coding sequence GTGGGATTCGCCATGCGGCGCGGAAAGACCACCAGCATGAACTGGACCGACCTCGGCCAGCACGTTGCGACCTACCTGGAACTGGCGGCTGCCGCGTTGGCGGCCGGGACCCTGATCGGCGTGCCGCTGGGCACCCTGGCATCGCACGCGCGGGGGGCGCGCGTGCCGATTCTGATCGCGGCAAATATCGGACGAGTCGTGCCAAGTCTGGCGGTCCTAACGTTCATGCTCCCGCTCTTGGGCGTCGGTTTCACGCCCGCGTTCGTGGCGCTCGCGCTGCTGGCAATCCCGCCGGTTGCAATCAACACCGACCTCGGTTTTCGCACTGTTCCGGCTGCGGCCGTTGACGCGGCGCGCGGACTCGGCATGACCGAAGCTCAGCTGCTGCGGCGCGTCGAGTGGCCGCTGGCGTTTCCGATCGTCTTCGCCGGCGTGCGCACGGCGGCAACCGAAGTCGTCGCCAGCGCGGTGTTGGCCGCGTTCATCGGTGCGGGCGGATTGGGCGAATACATCACCACCGGTCTGCAGGCGAATGAGCCGCGGATACTTTGGCTCGGCGTCGCAACGATCGCGGTCATCGCATTGGCAACGGAGTTCGGACTGGCGTTCACGCAACGCCGTTTGGAGGCACACGTATGA